The following proteins come from a genomic window of Iamia sp. SCSIO 61187:
- a CDS encoding TldD/PmbA family protein, which yields MSGRAGSGDLTDIADRVVAMAGDGEQVEAVVGRSRHTEVRAYQSDVESLSSAETMGVGIRVVLGDRQGFAYAATFDEDVIAETLAEARDNAGFASPDPHVGLAAPDGVPVPELDLFRPSLLEVSTERKVELALELEAAVKGADPRISGVESAEFVDAMGEACVATTTGIRSESASTACYVAVSCLAEADGLTQTGFGFSVGRELDDLVLGDAADDAVMRATRLLGATKPASTRTTIVLDPYVTAQVIGIIGSTLSGEMVLKGRSPFAERLGEEVGSPLVTLVDDATNPLAYTASATDGEGLASRRTPLISEGVLRSFVHNAYSGRWAGTASTGNAVRGGFKSTPGVGCRALSLAPGEHPQDELLRQVGEGVLISSVIGMHSGVNAVSGDFSTGAEGLRITGGEQGAPLREFTIASTLQRMLRDVEAVGNDVDWLPMSAAGVSLVIRDVTISGT from the coding sequence GTGAGCGGCCGCGCGGGGTCGGGTGACCTGACCGACATCGCCGACCGGGTCGTCGCCATGGCCGGCGACGGCGAGCAGGTCGAGGCCGTCGTCGGGCGGAGCCGCCACACCGAGGTGCGGGCCTACCAGTCCGACGTCGAGTCGCTGTCGTCGGCCGAGACCATGGGCGTGGGCATCCGGGTCGTCCTCGGTGACCGGCAGGGCTTCGCCTACGCCGCGACCTTCGACGAGGACGTGATCGCCGAGACCCTGGCCGAGGCCCGCGACAACGCCGGGTTCGCCTCGCCGGACCCGCACGTCGGTCTGGCCGCGCCCGACGGCGTGCCCGTCCCCGAGCTCGACCTGTTCCGACCGTCGCTGCTCGAGGTGTCGACCGAGCGCAAGGTCGAGCTGGCCCTCGAGCTGGAGGCGGCGGTGAAGGGGGCCGACCCCCGGATCTCGGGCGTGGAGTCGGCCGAGTTCGTCGACGCCATGGGCGAGGCGTGCGTGGCCACCACCACGGGCATCCGCTCGGAGTCGGCCTCGACGGCCTGCTACGTCGCCGTCTCGTGCCTGGCCGAGGCCGACGGTCTCACCCAGACCGGGTTCGGCTTCTCGGTCGGCCGGGAGCTGGACGACCTCGTGCTGGGCGACGCCGCCGACGACGCCGTCATGCGGGCCACCCGCCTGCTCGGCGCCACCAAGCCGGCCAGCACCCGCACCACCATCGTCCTCGACCCGTACGTCACGGCCCAGGTGATCGGCATCATCGGCTCGACCCTGTCGGGTGAGATGGTGCTGAAGGGGCGCTCACCGTTCGCCGAGCGCCTGGGCGAGGAGGTCGGCTCGCCGCTCGTCACGCTGGTCGACGACGCCACCAACCCGCTGGCCTACACGGCGTCGGCCACCGACGGCGAGGGTCTGGCCAGCCGGCGCACCCCCCTCATCTCCGAGGGCGTGCTGCGGTCGTTCGTGCACAACGCCTACAGCGGTCGGTGGGCCGGCACCGCCTCGACGGGCAACGCCGTCCGCGGGGGGTTCAAGTCGACGCCCGGCGTCGGGTGCCGGGCCCTGTCCCTCGCCCCCGGCGAGCACCCCCAGGACGAGCTCCTGCGCCAGGTGGGCGAGGGCGTCCTCATCTCGTCGGTCATCGGCATGCACTCGGGCGTGAACGCCGTCAGCGGGGACTTCTCCACCGGCGCCGAGGGCCTCCGCATCACCGGCGGCGAGCAGGGCGCGCCCCTGCGCGAGTTCACCATCGCCTCCACGCTCCAGCGCATGCTCCGCGACGTCGAGGCCGTCGGCAACGACGTCGACTGGCTCCCCATGTCCGCCGCCGGCGTCAGCCTCGTCATCCGCGACGTGACGATCTCGGGGACCTAG
- a CDS encoding PHB depolymerase family esterase: MIRARRSLAVLLVVAALGVGCGGDDNSTADDGADATTTTAEAAEDTGEAAEGGADEVDDAPSGEEGGTGPAVPSAGCASAPHAPTDKERVDLAAGGVDRYYLLTAPEDEEPLPLVVDLHGFTEGADVHALQSALGEYGVEQGFATVFPHGTGEPVRWDVGGAGSPDLAFIDAVVDEVAAGRCIDTSRVYATGLSMGAFMTSLLACERADRFAAFAPVNGLQLPDGCAPGRPVPLLTFHGTLDPILLFNGGVDTSSFAGGEQGASATIPEPDLDGEGYPATAAAWAELQGCTDPTDEVDPPVIDRTWTCPDGAAMEFVIIEGQGHGWPGSAFAEQITDITGPQVDGVDANERIWEFFQRHQLPAG, translated from the coding sequence GTGATCCGTGCCCGCCGCTCCCTCGCCGTCCTCCTCGTCGTCGCCGCCCTGGGGGTCGGGTGCGGGGGCGACGACAACTCCACCGCCGACGACGGCGCCGACGCCACGACGACCACCGCCGAGGCGGCCGAGGACACGGGGGAGGCGGCCGAGGGCGGGGCCGACGAGGTCGACGACGCCCCGTCGGGCGAGGAGGGGGGGACCGGGCCGGCGGTGCCCTCGGCCGGGTGCGCCTCGGCCCCCCACGCCCCGACCGACAAGGAGCGGGTCGACCTGGCGGCGGGCGGGGTCGATCGGTACTACCTGCTGACCGCGCCCGAGGACGAGGAGCCGCTCCCGCTCGTCGTGGACCTCCACGGGTTCACCGAGGGCGCCGACGTCCACGCCCTCCAGAGCGCCCTCGGCGAGTACGGCGTGGAGCAGGGCTTCGCCACCGTCTTCCCCCACGGCACGGGCGAGCCGGTGCGGTGGGACGTCGGGGGCGCGGGGTCGCCCGACCTCGCCTTCATCGACGCGGTGGTGGACGAGGTCGCCGCCGGGCGCTGCATCGACACGTCCCGCGTCTACGCCACCGGCCTGTCGATGGGCGCGTTCATGACGTCCCTCCTGGCCTGCGAGCGGGCGGACCGCTTCGCCGCCTTCGCCCCGGTGAACGGCCTCCAGCTCCCCGACGGGTGCGCGCCCGGCCGGCCGGTCCCGCTCCTGACGTTCCACGGCACCCTGGACCCGATCCTCCTCTTCAACGGCGGTGTCGACACCAGCTCGTTCGCCGGTGGTGAGCAGGGGGCCAGCGCGACCATCCCCGAGCCCGACCTCGACGGCGAGGGCTACCCGGCCACGGCGGCGGCGTGGGCCGAGCTCCAGGGCTGCACCGACCCCACCGACGAGGTCGACCCCCCGGTGATCGACCGGACCTGGACGTGCCCGGACGGGGCGGCCATGGAGTTCGTGATCATCGAGGGCCAGGGCCACGGCTGGCCGGGCAGCGCCTTCGCCGAGCAGATCACCGACATCACCGGCCCCCAGGTCGACGGGGTCGACGCCAACGAGCGGATCTGGGAGTTCTTCCAGCGCCACCAGCTGCCCGCCGGCTGA
- a CDS encoding undecaprenyl-diphosphate phosphatase: protein MSFVEAVVLGIVQGLTEFLPISSSGHLRIVPALFGWEDPGAAFTAVTQLGTVAAVVIYFWRDLWRITTTWVRSLFDPSLRGELDARMGWYLILATIPIGICGLAFKDQIESGARDLRIVGTTLIVLGLVLYAAERVGTRERTIHDVDTRSAFGIGLAQAMALVPGVSRSGATISAGLFMGFTREGAARFSFLLSIPAVVLSGVVTAPDITAGDGPGVAETVVATALAFVVGYAAIAWFLKYLTSHSTAVFVIYRIALGALVLALLAGGVIDAR, encoded by the coding sequence GTGTCGTTCGTGGAGGCTGTCGTCCTGGGGATCGTCCAGGGCCTGACCGAGTTCCTGCCCATCTCGTCGAGCGGGCACCTCCGCATCGTGCCGGCCCTCTTCGGGTGGGAGGACCCGGGGGCGGCCTTCACCGCCGTGACCCAGCTGGGCACGGTCGCCGCCGTCGTCATCTACTTCTGGCGGGACCTGTGGCGCATCACCACGACGTGGGTCCGGTCGCTGTTCGACCCGTCGCTGCGGGGCGAGCTCGACGCCCGGATGGGGTGGTACCTCATCCTCGCCACCATCCCGATCGGGATCTGCGGCCTGGCCTTCAAGGACCAGATCGAGTCCGGGGCTCGCGACCTGCGCATCGTCGGCACGACCCTCATCGTGCTCGGCCTCGTCCTCTACGCCGCCGAGCGGGTCGGCACGCGGGAGCGCACCATCCACGACGTCGACACCCGGTCGGCCTTCGGCATCGGCCTGGCCCAGGCCATGGCCCTCGTGCCCGGCGTGTCCCGGTCGGGGGCGACCATCAGCGCCGGGCTGTTCATGGGCTTCACCCGGGAGGGCGCGGCCCGCTTCTCGTTCCTGCTCTCGATCCCCGCCGTCGTCCTCTCGGGCGTCGTGACCGCCCCCGACATCACCGCCGGCGACGGCCCCGGGGTGGCCGAGACGGTGGTGGCCACCGCCCTGGCCTTCGTGGTCGGCTACGCCGCCATCGCCTGGTTCCTCAAGTACCTGACCAGCCACTCGACCGCCGTCTTCGTGATCTACCGGATCGCCCTGGGCGCGCTCGTGCTGGCTCTGCTCGCCGGCGGGGTCATCGACGCGCGCTGA
- a CDS encoding S-methyl-5'-thioadenosine phosphorylase — MPGPTAELAVIGGSGFTALHDDVETVELDTPWGPPSGPIQLADVDGRTVAFLPRHGPGHRFPPHRVPYRANLWALRELGVARVLGPCAAGSLHPDRHPGDLVVLDQAVDRTWGRPDTYFEGPTVNHVSLADPYCPELRSALLAGAADGPLPVHDGGTVVVIQGPRFATRAESRLHREQGATVINMTQMPEAALARELGLCYASAALVTDYDTGVDDDPGVAPVTQAEVFATFEANIPKLRQVLLGALAAVPATRSCACAAAPGGLEPDVPT, encoded by the coding sequence GTGCCGGGCCCCACGGCTGAGCTCGCCGTCATCGGCGGCTCGGGCTTCACCGCCCTCCACGACGACGTCGAGACGGTCGAGCTCGACACGCCCTGGGGGCCGCCCTCGGGGCCGATCCAGCTCGCCGACGTCGACGGCCGGACCGTCGCCTTCCTCCCCCGCCACGGGCCCGGCCACCGGTTCCCGCCCCACCGGGTGCCGTACCGGGCCAACCTGTGGGCGCTGCGAGAGCTGGGCGTCGCCCGGGTGCTGGGGCCGTGCGCCGCCGGCTCGCTCCACCCCGACCGCCACCCGGGCGACCTGGTGGTGCTCGACCAGGCCGTGGATCGCACCTGGGGCCGCCCCGACACCTACTTCGAGGGCCCGACGGTCAACCACGTGTCCCTCGCCGACCCGTACTGCCCCGAGCTGCGGTCGGCGCTGCTCGCCGGGGCCGCCGACGGGCCGCTCCCCGTGCACGACGGCGGCACGGTGGTCGTCATCCAGGGGCCCCGCTTCGCCACCCGCGCCGAGTCCCGCCTGCACCGCGAGCAGGGCGCAACCGTCATCAACATGACCCAGATGCCCGAGGCCGCCCTCGCCCGGGAGCTGGGGCTCTGCTACGCCTCGGCCGCCCTCGTCACCGACTACGACACCGGCGTCGACGACGACCCGGGCGTCGCCCCCGTGACCCAGGCCGAGGTGTTCGCCACCTTCGAGGCCAACATCCCCAAGCTGCGCCAGGTCCTCCTCGGCGCCCTGGCCGCCGTCCCGGCCACCCGCTCGTGCGCCTGCGCCGCCGCCCCCGGCGGGCTCGAACCCGACGTCCCCACCTGA
- a CDS encoding FmdB family zinc ribbon protein gives MPTYEYRCKDCGHTFDAYQSFTDDALTECPECSGALKKVFGSVGISFKGSGFYKTDSRSGSTAATAGSSNGDGAKKDAASSDGAATTDTPKATPRKEASTSSSSGSSTSSD, from the coding sequence ATGCCCACGTACGAGTACCGCTGCAAGGACTGCGGCCACACCTTCGACGCCTACCAGTCCTTCACCGACGACGCTCTGACCGAGTGCCCCGAGTGCAGCGGCGCCCTCAAGAAGGTCTTCGGGAGCGTCGGCATCTCGTTCAAGGGCAGCGGCTTCTACAAGACCGACAGCCGCTCGGGCTCCACGGCGGCCACGGCCGGGTCGAGCAACGGCGACGGGGCCAAGAAGGACGCAGCGTCCTCCGACGGGGCGGCCACGACCGACACCCCGAAGGCCACGCCGAGGAAGGAGGCGAGCACCAGCTCGTCCTCCGGCTCGTCGACCTCGTCCGACTGA
- a CDS encoding TldD/PmbA family protein, whose amino-acid sequence MIDEAVLSQVLASALHGGGDFAEVFAEDKRATSAVLDDGRIEELSSGRDRGAGIRVITGDTTGYAHTSDLSETGLLAAAEAAGAAARRGGGGANVVALDRVASRHPSTVAILPEDVPKARKVELLRRADEAARAADGAVSQVSARYGDSRRRILVANSEGLLAEDDQVRTLFSIGVVATGDTGMQTGRQSLGHTVGFELFDHHEVEDLARKAARRAITKLGARPAPSGEMPVVIGAGGGGVLFHEACGHGLEADLVSKGASVYKGRVGEQVASPLVTLIDDGTVADEWGCFGIDDEGSPAQRNVLIQDGVLTDYMWDHTRSRKEGRPRSGNGRRQSYQHLPMVRMTNTFLTNGTEDPADIIAGTDHGVYVAQLGGGSVNTATGDFVFGMWEAYLIEDGEITEPLREGNLIGNGPKVLVDIDALGNDFAMGSPGTCGKDGQGVPVGDGVPTLRVKSLTIGGTAA is encoded by the coding sequence ATGATCGATGAGGCCGTGCTGTCCCAGGTCCTCGCCTCCGCCCTGCACGGTGGCGGCGACTTCGCCGAGGTCTTCGCCGAGGACAAGAGGGCGACGTCGGCCGTCCTCGACGACGGGCGCATCGAGGAGCTGTCCTCGGGGCGCGACCGGGGCGCCGGCATCCGGGTCATCACTGGCGACACCACGGGGTACGCCCACACCTCCGACCTCTCCGAGACCGGCCTCCTGGCCGCCGCCGAGGCGGCCGGCGCCGCCGCCCGCCGAGGCGGGGGCGGGGCCAACGTCGTCGCCCTCGACCGGGTGGCCAGCCGTCACCCCAGCACGGTGGCGATCCTGCCCGAGGACGTCCCCAAGGCCCGCAAGGTCGAGCTCCTGCGCCGGGCCGACGAGGCCGCCCGCGCCGCCGACGGCGCCGTCAGCCAGGTGAGTGCCCGCTACGGCGACAGCCGGCGGCGGATCCTCGTCGCCAACAGCGAGGGCCTGCTGGCCGAGGACGACCAGGTCCGCACCCTCTTCTCGATCGGCGTGGTCGCCACCGGCGACACCGGCATGCAGACCGGGCGCCAGAGCCTCGGCCACACCGTCGGCTTCGAGCTGTTCGACCACCACGAGGTCGAGGACCTGGCCCGCAAGGCCGCCCGCCGGGCCATCACCAAGCTGGGCGCCCGCCCGGCGCCGTCGGGGGAGATGCCGGTCGTCATCGGTGCCGGCGGCGGTGGGGTGCTGTTCCACGAGGCGTGCGGCCACGGGCTCGAGGCCGACCTCGTCTCCAAGGGCGCCTCGGTCTACAAGGGCCGGGTCGGCGAGCAGGTCGCGTCGCCGCTCGTCACCTTGATCGACGACGGCACCGTCGCCGACGAGTGGGGCTGCTTCGGCATCGACGACGAGGGCAGCCCGGCCCAGCGCAACGTGCTCATCCAGGACGGCGTGCTGACGGACTACATGTGGGACCACACCCGGTCCCGCAAGGAGGGCCGGCCCCGGTCGGGCAACGGCCGCCGGCAGAGCTACCAGCACCTCCCGATGGTGCGGATGACCAACACGTTCCTCACCAACGGCACCGAGGACCCGGCCGACATCATCGCCGGAACCGACCACGGCGTGTACGTGGCCCAGCTCGGCGGTGGCTCGGTCAACACCGCCACGGGGGACTTCGTCTTCGGCATGTGGGAGGCGTACCTGATCGAGGACGGGGAGATCACCGAGCCGCTGCGCGAGGGCAACCTCATCGGCAACGGCCCCAAGGTGCTGGTCGACATCGACGCCCTCGGCAACGACTTCGCCATGGGCTCGCCGGGCACGTGCGGCAAGGACGGCCAGGGCGTCCCCGTCGGCGACGGCGTCCCCACCCTCCGGGTCAAGAGCCTCACGATCGGTGGGACCGCAGCGTGA